In Pygocentrus nattereri isolate fPygNat1 chromosome 26, fPygNat1.pri, whole genome shotgun sequence, one genomic interval encodes:
- the rgs5a gene encoding regulator of G-protein signaling 5a, whose amino-acid sequence MCKGLAALPQTCLERAKEIKTKLGTLLQKPENAIDLIIPYPEKPEKKPEKLQKPTPEEAAQWRESLDRVLNNSYGLATFRSFLRSEFSDENIEFWEACEEFKKTKTPLKMATKAKKIYEDFIQTGGPKEVNIDHFTKDVTLRNLVELSPATFDLAQSRIYTLMEKDSFGRFLRSEQYLELIK is encoded by the exons ATGTGCAAAGGATTAGCTGCCCTTCCTCAGACATGTCTGGAAAG GGCTAAAGAGATCAAGACTAAGTTAGGAACTCTGCTCCAGAAGCCAGAGAATGCCATTGACCTCATTATCCCATACCCTGAGAAGCCTGAGAAGAAACCAGAAAAGCTTCAGAA GCCGACCCCTGAGGAGGCTGCCCAATGGCGTGAGTCGCTGGACCGAGTGCTGAACAACAGCT ATGGCCTGGCCACATTCAGGAGCTTCCTGAGGTCTGAATTCAGTGATGAGAATATTGAGTTCTGGGAGGCTTGTGAGGAGTTCAAGAAGACTAAGACCCCCCTGAAAATGGCCACCAAAGCCAAGAAGATTTATGAGGATTTCATACAAACTGGCGGCCCCAAAGAG GTGAACATTGACCACTTCACCAAAGACGTGACCTTGAGGAATCTGGTGGAGCTCTCTCCAGCCACCTTCGATCTGGCCCAAAGCCGCATCTACACCCTGATGGAGAAAGACTCCTTTGGCCGGTTCCTCAGATCTGAGCAGTACCTAGAACTGATCAAGTAA